A genomic segment from Candidatus Korarchaeum cryptofilum OPF8 encodes:
- a CDS encoding helicase C-terminal domain-containing protein: MEHFPYKPREHQKEVMEAIRNAVRRGENFCLHAPTGFGKTPVVLSALLSELNGGKIIWAVRTGNETDRPIEELKVINRKSEVFGFSFRGKKDMCLLARRMNISSYEGVSNLCRLRRESCPYFRNLKKLDYFQIDGPMVFSEILKAAESIQVCPYFLQMMLLEEASLISLSYNYILSPLGWAIRHKVSFKRSFLVVDEAHNIDRVAMELNSKSISLTSLERAIKEDERYDPKDSLGLRRKLTSMRDFMRRVAVGEDGTFDLNEMLSSTDLGPDDLKKFHELVDIVYSDYVKRGKEPRSYLNSVAEFLIVALEKAGEEGVAYLYSVEDEPSLEVWDMRVRSFLSTIWKDFRSVIFMSGTLEPIDAFSDVVGVDNFSRMSVPSIADPERVSTVIVRGVSTRGEELSDEMLKRYLKVVERFLSIPGNLAIFTASYRIQGEVISGIIELAREAGKLTYSEDRNMSGDEASRILREFKDLPRQGREGLLIAPAGGRFAEGADFPGEELEGIMLLGIPFDRLTTKTRVMIEYYERIYGRRRGRYLSYVVPALRKASQALGRAVRSHEDEAIFLLADERYLNRTYFSLLPDFVRWNVRVVNWRDLPSSDG, encoded by the coding sequence ATGGAGCACTTCCCTTACAAGCCTAGGGAACATCAGAAGGAGGTAATGGAAGCTATAAGGAATGCAGTGAGGAGAGGGGAGAATTTCTGCCTGCACGCCCCCACTGGATTCGGGAAGACCCCAGTGGTCCTATCAGCCCTCTTGAGCGAGCTGAATGGTGGCAAGATAATATGGGCCGTTAGAACCGGGAATGAGACTGATAGACCGATAGAAGAGCTAAAAGTGATAAACAGGAAGTCTGAAGTATTTGGATTCTCCTTCAGGGGAAAGAAAGATATGTGCTTGCTCGCTAGGAGGATGAATATATCAAGCTACGAGGGAGTGAGTAACCTGTGCAGGCTGAGGAGGGAGAGCTGCCCCTACTTCAGGAACCTCAAGAAGTTAGATTATTTCCAAATAGATGGGCCAATGGTATTCTCAGAGATACTGAAAGCGGCTGAGAGTATTCAAGTTTGCCCTTACTTCTTGCAGATGATGCTGCTGGAGGAGGCTTCCTTGATCTCCCTGAGCTACAATTATATACTCTCACCGCTCGGCTGGGCGATCAGGCATAAGGTCAGCTTCAAGAGGTCATTCCTAGTAGTAGATGAAGCGCATAACATAGATAGGGTCGCTATGGAACTCAACAGCAAATCCATATCGCTCACGAGCTTGGAGAGGGCTATAAAGGAGGATGAGAGGTACGATCCGAAGGACTCCCTAGGCCTGAGGAGGAAGCTCACATCAATGAGGGATTTCATGCGCAGGGTAGCTGTGGGCGAGGACGGTACTTTCGATCTAAATGAGATGCTCTCCTCTACCGATCTAGGGCCCGATGATCTTAAGAAGTTCCACGAGCTAGTTGATATAGTTTACTCGGATTACGTCAAGAGGGGGAAGGAGCCGCGATCCTACCTGAACTCAGTGGCCGAGTTCCTGATAGTGGCTCTCGAGAAAGCTGGGGAGGAGGGGGTCGCTTACCTCTACTCAGTTGAGGATGAGCCTAGCTTGGAAGTCTGGGATATGAGAGTCAGGAGCTTCCTCTCCACGATATGGAAGGATTTCAGGTCAGTCATCTTCATGTCCGGTACTCTAGAGCCTATAGATGCTTTCTCTGATGTCGTAGGGGTCGATAATTTCTCTAGAATGAGCGTGCCATCTATAGCGGATCCGGAGAGGGTCTCCACAGTTATAGTGAGGGGAGTGAGCACGAGAGGTGAGGAGCTATCTGATGAGATGCTCAAGAGGTACCTGAAGGTAGTTGAAAGGTTCCTGAGCATCCCCGGGAACTTGGCTATATTCACAGCGAGCTACAGGATCCAAGGGGAGGTGATCAGCGGTATAATTGAGTTAGCTAGGGAAGCGGGGAAGCTAACTTACTCTGAGGATAGGAATATGAGCGGGGATGAAGCGAGTAGGATCCTGAGGGAGTTCAAGGACCTTCCCAGGCAGGGGAGGGAGGGTCTACTGATAGCACCAGCTGGAGGGAGGTTCGCTGAGGGAGCTGATTTCCCAGGAGAGGAGCTGGAGGGCATAATGCTGCTCGGCATACCCTTCGATAGGCTGACGACGAAGACGAGGGTCATGATAGAATACTATGAGAGGATTTACGGGAGGAGGAGAGGCAGATACCTCTCTTATGTAGTCCCCGCCCTGAGGAAAGCATCTCAAGCATTAGGTAGGGCCGTGAGGTCTCATGAGGATGAAGCTATATTCCTACTGGCTGACGAGAGATATCTGAACAGGACTTACTTCTCCCTCCTGCCGGATTTCGTGAGATGGAACGTTAGGGTAGTCAACTGGAGGGACCTCCCGAGCAGCGATGGATGA
- a CDS encoding metallophosphoesterase — protein sequence MKLFPFGALLNDILVIADLHLGYEDALRERGVELPYEQYGWVKREIISYIEEYSPEVLVLNGDVKHEFSGALSQEWREVIDLLRTLKDLVKVEVVRGNHDNFLIPILKREGVEISSPYLKVQGLLITHGHLDILIPDDVELIVMGHEHPAITMRDEIGASHKFKVFMEGEYMGFRLLVIPAISPLAPGTDLLSVSRRDLLSPILRKADIENFNIRVADKEIGVEDLGPLRAIRRAARIISDSIS from the coding sequence ATGAAGTTATTCCCATTCGGAGCTCTCCTCAATGATATATTAGTGATAGCGGATCTCCACTTAGGCTATGAGGACGCTCTGAGGGAGAGGGGAGTCGAGCTCCCCTATGAACAATACGGATGGGTTAAGAGGGAAATAATTAGCTATATAGAGGAATATAGCCCGGAGGTCCTCGTCTTAAATGGCGATGTGAAGCACGAGTTCAGCGGGGCGCTGAGCCAGGAGTGGAGGGAGGTGATAGACCTCCTGAGGACCCTCAAGGATCTGGTCAAAGTTGAGGTAGTTAGGGGGAACCACGATAACTTCCTGATACCCATACTGAAGAGAGAGGGCGTTGAGATAAGCAGCCCTTACTTGAAGGTGCAGGGGCTCCTGATAACGCACGGCCATTTGGATATCCTCATACCAGATGACGTCGAGCTGATAGTGATGGGGCACGAGCATCCAGCTATAACTATGAGGGATGAGATAGGTGCTTCTCATAAGTTCAAGGTCTTCATGGAAGGGGAGTACATGGGATTTAGGTTGCTAGTTATACCTGCCATCTCACCGCTAGCACCGGGGACGGATTTGCTAAGTGTAAGCAGGAGGGACCTACTATCACCCATCCTGAGGAAAGCCGATATAGAGAATTTCAACATAAGAGTAGCTGATAAGGAGATAGGCGTCGAGGATCTCGGCCCCCTTCGTGCGATAAGGAGAGCAGCCAGAATAATCTCCGATTCAATTTCATGA
- a CDS encoding phospholipase D-like domain-containing protein, translated as MRTYIGRSLGTFLELMIFSANKLLWVSSPSLSPKYAQKLVDLSKKGVDIKVITSAYKNEETVNIIKNSLKPERNARGEIRGDWVSPPLDYLILKKNSSIQKVKMYIVDGKQAIIGSLSLTEEELYNSIEYIVILDDPRDVEKTMDDFISLWKLYVGLGDDFMECTRSFPSKFFVSRMT; from the coding sequence ATGAGAACATACATAGGGAGGTCCCTGGGCACATTTCTCGAATTGATGATCTTCAGCGCTAACAAGTTACTCTGGGTCAGTAGCCCGAGCCTATCTCCGAAATATGCTCAGAAGCTCGTAGATCTCTCTAAAAAGGGGGTGGATATTAAGGTCATAACGAGCGCTTATAAGAATGAGGAGACCGTCAACATCATAAAGAACTCATTGAAACCGGAGAGGAACGCTAGAGGGGAGATAAGGGGTGATTGGGTTAGCCCTCCTCTGGACTACCTAATCCTCAAGAAGAACTCATCCATCCAGAAGGTGAAGATGTACATAGTCGATGGGAAGCAGGCGATAATAGGATCTCTGAGCCTGACCGAGGAGGAGCTTTACAATAGCATAGAGTATATAGTTATCTTAGATGACCCGAGAGATGTGGAGAAAACGATGGATGACTTCATATCCCTGTGGAAACTTTACGTAGGGCTCGGGGATGATTTCATGGAGTGCACCAGATCATTCCCGAGTAAGTTCTTCGTATCTAGGATGACTTAA
- a CDS encoding 6,7-dimethyl-8-ribityllumazine synthase, producing the protein MRARIGVVVSELNSRVTERMLGSLLDQADRLKVEIRRVCKVPGLLDAPLVVKELLKMDEIDAVIVLGSIVKETSLEDYIFNQVISKLIDLSLHYEKPVSFGISGPGIYWSEGLSSLGAEEYAKMSLEAALNNLNLLGELRGR; encoded by the coding sequence ATGAGAGCTAGGATAGGTGTAGTGGTCTCGGAGCTCAACTCGAGGGTGACTGAGAGGATGCTGGGCAGCTTACTGGATCAAGCTGATCGACTTAAAGTAGAGATAAGGAGGGTATGTAAGGTCCCAGGACTATTAGATGCTCCATTAGTAGTTAAGGAGCTTTTGAAAATGGATGAGATTGATGCGGTCATAGTACTCGGCTCTATAGTTAAGGAGACATCCTTGGAAGATTATATATTCAATCAAGTGATATCCAAGCTCATAGATCTATCACTGCACTATGAGAAGCCCGTCTCATTCGGTATATCTGGGCCAGGGATATATTGGAGCGAGGGTCTCTCCAGTCTAGGCGCTGAGGAGTACGCTAAGATGTCTCTAGAGGCCGCTCTTAATAACTTGAATTTGTTGGGGGAGCTGAGGGGGAGATGA
- a CDS encoding ABC transporter substrate-binding protein: MSRRTLLAILGVIVVILIAAALYYVTLPPTKTPTPTPTVTTPTTPTPTPTNTTTVTSAIKNPDKLIEATIGEPETLDPAWAYDTASGEVIFNMYETLIFFDRESVDKFVPMIATQVPSFENGLIKDNGTTIIFPIRKGIKFHSGRELTPEDVEYSLERVLVMDRDGGPSWMLLDPLLGVQSTRDEKGNIIVSFEDIDKAVEVQGDSVVLHLKKPYPITTLFQILSQTWSSIVDKQCAIAHGDWDGTEKNWTKYNNPENPPLQEADCGSGPFMLDRWEHGKQVVLKKFDQYWRGPANFSEFIIMKVDEWSTRKLMFLRGDVDIAYVPRQNMKEVEGEPGIRIIKNLPTVTNDALFFNFNISPTSPYIGSGKLDGEGIPPNFFQDKNVRLAFVHSIDYDKYIEEAWFGEAIRTPGPIPQGLPGYFKDMPMYTFDLKKAEEYFKKAWNGQLWEKGFKLTILYNTGNVQRKTLAEMIKDKVESINPKFKIEVRAVEWPEYLKAMVRGELPVFIIGWLADYPDPYNFVFPYMHSSGTFAAWQKYKNERVDKLVEELITTIDPKKREDICRELTSIYYEDVPSVIVDQPLGRHYERDWVHGWYYNPIYPGIYAYPLWKG; this comes from the coding sequence ATGAGTAGGAGAACCCTATTAGCGATACTGGGAGTGATAGTAGTAATTCTAATTGCGGCAGCTCTCTATTACGTAACGTTGCCGCCGACCAAGACTCCCACGCCAACTCCGACAGTGACAACACCAACTACTCCGACGCCAACTCCGACAAATACTACAACAGTGACGTCAGCTATCAAGAATCCCGATAAGCTCATAGAAGCGACTATAGGGGAACCGGAGACCCTCGACCCCGCCTGGGCCTACGACACAGCGAGTGGGGAAGTCATCTTCAATATGTATGAGACCCTCATATTCTTCGATAGGGAGAGCGTGGATAAGTTCGTCCCCATGATCGCGACGCAGGTCCCATCCTTTGAGAACGGTCTCATCAAGGACAATGGCACTACGATAATATTCCCGATAAGGAAGGGTATCAAATTCCACTCGGGAAGGGAGCTTACTCCGGAGGATGTCGAGTACTCGCTCGAGAGGGTCCTAGTGATGGACAGGGATGGAGGGCCCTCATGGATGCTCTTAGACCCGCTCCTGGGCGTTCAGTCGACGAGGGATGAGAAAGGGAACATAATTGTGAGTTTTGAGGATATAGATAAGGCTGTGGAAGTCCAGGGAGATAGCGTTGTGTTACATTTGAAGAAGCCATATCCCATCACCACGCTCTTCCAGATACTATCTCAGACTTGGAGCAGTATAGTTGATAAGCAGTGTGCGATAGCTCATGGAGACTGGGACGGTACTGAGAAGAACTGGACTAAGTATAACAACCCAGAGAACCCGCCCCTTCAGGAGGCGGACTGCGGCTCAGGTCCCTTCATGCTGGATAGGTGGGAGCATGGGAAGCAAGTGGTGCTGAAGAAGTTCGACCAGTACTGGCGCGGTCCCGCCAACTTCTCAGAGTTCATAATAATGAAGGTAGATGAGTGGTCCACTAGGAAGCTAATGTTCCTCAGAGGCGATGTGGATATCGCTTATGTACCTAGGCAGAATATGAAGGAGGTTGAGGGAGAGCCTGGGATAAGGATAATCAAGAATCTACCTACTGTAACAAATGATGCCCTGTTCTTCAACTTCAACATATCCCCGACTTCCCCATACATAGGCAGCGGGAAGCTCGACGGTGAGGGCATACCGCCCAACTTCTTCCAGGATAAGAATGTAAGGCTCGCTTTCGTTCATTCCATAGACTATGATAAGTACATAGAGGAGGCCTGGTTCGGCGAGGCCATAAGGACTCCCGGCCCGATACCGCAGGGGCTACCTGGCTATTTCAAGGACATGCCTATGTACACCTTCGACCTGAAGAAAGCGGAGGAATACTTCAAGAAAGCATGGAACGGACAGCTTTGGGAGAAGGGGTTCAAGCTCACGATCCTTTACAATACTGGGAACGTTCAGAGGAAGACGCTCGCTGAGATGATAAAGGATAAGGTGGAGAGCATAAACCCGAAGTTCAAGATAGAAGTTAGGGCAGTAGAGTGGCCCGAATATTTGAAGGCAATGGTCAGGGGAGAGTTACCTGTCTTTATAATAGGGTGGCTTGCTGACTATCCAGATCCCTATAACTTCGTCTTCCCATACATGCACTCCTCAGGGACCTTCGCGGCTTGGCAGAAGTACAAGAACGAGAGAGTAGACAAACTAGTTGAAGAATTGATAACGACTATAGATCCCAAGAAGAGGGAGGATATATGCAGGGAGCTCACGAGCATATACTATGAGGACGTACCTAGCGTGATAGTGGATCAGCCCTTAGGAAGACACTATGAGAGAGATTGGGTGCATGGCTGGTACTACAACCCGATCTACCCAGGAATCTACGCATACCCGTTATGGAAGGGCTGA
- a CDS encoding ABC transporter permease: protein MSSSIKRVPIRERFWYKELVFMLKRIRESPLSLIGTSIILFFILLAVLAPYIAPPRPGRDPFEIPRFGYVPTPSPPSPEHPFGLTEGQYDLFYGCVWGTITAFRVGFLGVSGSLLIGILVGALAGYFGGLLDDILMRIVDIVFAIPGLILAMAFVIALGQSLDNVIIALMLVGWPTYARLVRAGVLQVKVEDYVEAARAMGCSHSRILFKHILPNSIFSVFIVATLDMGSMVLTASALSFLGIGAPLGYADWGQLIALSRNWLLGVPGDPFAYWYTYTYPGIFIFMFVLGWNLLGDAFRDILDPTLRRR, encoded by the coding sequence ATGAGCTCCTCAATTAAGAGAGTCCCGATAAGAGAGAGGTTTTGGTATAAAGAACTAGTCTTCATGCTTAAGAGGATAAGAGAGAGCCCTCTTTCCCTGATAGGCACATCAATAATACTATTCTTCATACTACTGGCCGTTCTAGCGCCTTATATAGCCCCTCCGAGACCGGGCAGGGACCCTTTCGAGATACCGAGGTTCGGTTATGTTCCCACCCCTTCCCCTCCGAGTCCTGAGCATCCCTTCGGACTCACAGAAGGTCAGTATGATCTCTTCTATGGTTGCGTTTGGGGGACGATAACTGCGTTCAGAGTCGGTTTCCTAGGAGTATCCGGCTCCCTCCTAATAGGGATCCTCGTGGGAGCTCTGGCCGGATACTTCGGAGGTCTCCTAGACGATATACTTATGAGGATAGTTGACATAGTCTTCGCTATACCCGGCCTCATACTCGCGATGGCATTCGTGATAGCCTTAGGCCAGAGCCTCGATAACGTCATAATAGCGTTGATGCTCGTCGGTTGGCCTACATACGCGAGGCTAGTCAGGGCTGGAGTGCTCCAAGTCAAGGTGGAGGATTACGTGGAAGCTGCTAGAGCGATGGGCTGCTCTCACTCCAGGATATTATTCAAGCATATACTACCGAACAGTATATTTTCTGTCTTCATTGTGGCGACTCTCGACATGGGGTCCATGGTACTCACGGCATCCGCTCTGAGCTTTCTCGGTATAGGAGCTCCTTTGGGCTATGCAGACTGGGGTCAGCTCATAGCCCTCTCAAGGAACTGGCTCCTCGGCGTTCCTGGAGATCCATTCGCGTACTGGTATACTTACACCTATCCAGGGATATTCATCTTCATGTTCGTGCTCGGGTGGAATCTCCTGGGAGATGCCTTCAGGGACATATTGGACCCGACCCTCAGGAGGAGGTGA
- the aroE gene encoding shikimate dehydrogenase, whose protein sequence is MRVLNLNAETKLTCLLGHPVKHSASPAIHNSSYRELGLNAVYLAFDVLRIDVAIEGLRELGAVGCNITIPHKEKVMELLDSLDERANLIGAVNVIKFGDELSGFNTDVDGVDYSLELLGIRSGEIALILGAGGAARAVLASISGKFPKAYISSRDIGRVERLRELCLKLGIECIPLPWEARERALDRIELLVNATPLGTGGEGMPVDASKLSGIAVLDLVYNPPETELVRIARERGCRAIGGLKMLIRQAAVSERIWFGVEPDERVMEEAALRFLGGLHESSQGQRCDNSS, encoded by the coding sequence ATGCGAGTGCTCAACTTGAATGCTGAGACCAAACTGACATGTCTCCTAGGCCATCCCGTGAAGCACTCAGCTTCTCCAGCGATCCATAACTCCTCTTACAGGGAATTAGGGCTAAATGCAGTCTATCTAGCTTTCGATGTCCTTAGGATAGATGTAGCTATCGAGGGTCTGAGGGAGTTAGGCGCTGTGGGTTGCAATATAACTATACCGCACAAAGAGAAAGTGATGGAGCTCCTTGACTCCTTAGATGAGAGAGCTAACTTAATAGGAGCTGTTAATGTCATAAAATTCGGGGATGAGCTTTCAGGGTTCAACACTGATGTAGATGGTGTAGATTACAGCTTGGAGCTCCTGGGGATTAGGAGCGGGGAGATCGCCTTAATACTCGGGGCCGGGGGAGCTGCTAGGGCGGTCCTAGCCTCAATCTCAGGCAAGTTCCCCAAAGCGTATATATCATCCAGGGACATAGGGAGGGTCGAGAGGTTAAGGGAGCTGTGCCTCAAGCTCGGGATAGAGTGCATCCCCTTACCTTGGGAGGCCAGGGAGCGCGCCTTGGATAGAATCGAGCTGTTAGTGAACGCAACCCCCCTCGGGACAGGGGGAGAGGGGATGCCGGTGGATGCGAGTAAGCTGAGCGGTATCGCGGTACTGGACCTAGTTTACAACCCACCCGAGACGGAGCTAGTGAGGATAGCTAGGGAGAGAGGATGCAGGGCCATCGGAGGTCTTAAGATGTTAATTAGGCAAGCTGCAGTTTCCGAAAGAATATGGTTCGGGGTCGAGCCCGATGAGAGGGTTATGGAGGAAGCTGCCCTGAGGTTCTTGGGTGGTCTCCATGAGAGTAGCCAGGGTCAACGGTGCGATAACAGTAGTTAA
- a CDS encoding vitamin-B12 independent methionine synthase has translation MRSSHVGSYPLEHSQDNMLRAYLDTVSSGISVPPIPQLKSFTEIYLDPLASSGKLRKVKEDRYEALNLDEPVIDLGEVESFLERSKADPRGLRLPVTGPLTLASKVGGEGFMDSMITNKDAVFSFFVPYVRKIVDWASHRGIGYIFVDEPALGLIVGRKILSYSERELIEIYEEIFSEAKSYTGMHVCGRISPLLSDILMRVPAKYLSHEFHDTRENMKSFSREKLEEYDKIISPGVVSAKNPEVESVEEVSSLLREILERFGPRVDLVSADCGFGGLKGLRNSYDISLRKLKLIAEVSSSLLKSS, from the coding sequence ATGAGATCCTCTCACGTCGGGAGCTATCCCCTAGAGCACTCGCAGGATAATATGCTGAGGGCTTATCTCGATACCGTCAGCTCCGGAATATCAGTTCCCCCTATTCCTCAGCTTAAGAGCTTCACGGAGATTTACCTAGATCCTCTAGCATCTAGCGGGAAGTTGAGGAAGGTTAAGGAGGACAGATATGAAGCTCTGAATCTGGATGAGCCAGTAATAGACCTCGGGGAGGTAGAATCATTCTTGGAGAGATCTAAAGCCGATCCCAGAGGCCTGAGGCTCCCGGTGACCGGGCCCCTCACTTTAGCGAGCAAGGTGGGTGGGGAGGGTTTCATGGACTCTATGATAACTAACAAGGATGCTGTCTTCTCATTCTTCGTCCCTTATGTGAGGAAGATAGTTGATTGGGCCTCACATAGGGGGATAGGTTACATCTTCGTAGATGAACCAGCACTGGGCCTCATAGTCGGTAGGAAGATACTAAGTTATTCTGAGAGGGAGCTCATCGAGATCTATGAGGAGATATTCAGCGAAGCGAAATCATATACTGGGATGCACGTCTGCGGGAGGATATCCCCTCTATTATCCGACATACTGATGAGAGTACCAGCGAAGTACTTGAGCCACGAATTTCACGATACTAGGGAGAACATGAAGTCCTTCAGCAGGGAGAAGCTCGAGGAATATGATAAGATAATTTCTCCAGGTGTTGTGAGCGCTAAGAATCCAGAAGTGGAGTCTGTGGAGGAGGTCAGCTCGCTGCTGAGGGAGATCTTGGAGAGATTCGGACCGAGGGTGGACTTAGTGAGCGCTGATTGCGGTTTCGGTGGCCTCAAAGGATTGAGGAACTCCTATGATATCTCCCTGAGGAAACTGAAGTTGATAGCTGAGGTCTCCTCATCATTGCTTAAGTCATCCTAG
- a CDS encoding shikimate kinase, which yields MRVARVNGAITVVNAIASWKGAAVGIEMEVEARARASDDLSVSPYDPLVIEAVKEALSFVGGKGASVEVSSNIPAGWGLKSSSAVANAVILAVVSAYNRRIGLIEATKLSVRAARRAGVTITGAMDDASASMLGGLTVTDNSKDQLIMRIPLPELDVAILLPSWESSRPKSTIDASRLRKYSEITDSLIEILPSRIWEAMTLNGLLYSRILGYKDDLALRAIELGALGASLSGTGPAIAAVCRDCSDVIDYWSGFGKVMRSRITNNPAKIS from the coding sequence ATGAGAGTAGCCAGGGTCAACGGTGCGATAACAGTAGTTAATGCGATAGCTTCGTGGAAGGGGGCTGCAGTCGGGATAGAGATGGAAGTAGAGGCTAGAGCTCGCGCTTCAGATGATCTCTCAGTTAGCCCATATGATCCCCTCGTCATTGAGGCAGTTAAAGAGGCCTTGAGCTTCGTGGGGGGCAAGGGGGCGAGTGTGGAGGTCAGCTCGAATATACCGGCTGGATGGGGACTGAAGAGCAGTAGCGCGGTAGCTAATGCAGTGATTTTAGCTGTTGTAAGTGCTTATAATAGGAGGATAGGGCTCATAGAGGCGACTAAACTCTCAGTGAGGGCCGCCAGGAGGGCCGGTGTCACTATAACCGGAGCTATGGACGATGCATCCGCCTCTATGCTAGGGGGCTTAACTGTAACTGATAACTCTAAGGACCAATTGATAATGAGGATACCCCTTCCAGAGCTGGATGTAGCGATATTGCTACCTTCCTGGGAATCATCCAGGCCCAAATCCACTATAGATGCCTCTAGATTGAGGAAATACTCTGAAATAACTGATTCCCTGATAGAGATCCTCCCGAGTAGGATCTGGGAAGCCATGACGCTGAACGGCCTCCTATACAGCAGGATCCTCGGCTATAAGGACGATTTAGCCCTGAGAGCTATCGAGCTAGGGGCCCTGGGGGCGAGCCTCTCGGGGACCGGGCCAGCTATAGCTGCGGTATGCAGAGATTGCAGCGATGTGATCGATTACTGGTCCGGCTTCGGCAAAGTTATGAGGAGCAGGATAACGAACAATCCCGCGAAAATTTCTTAG
- a CDS encoding ABC transporter permease — protein sequence MRRLLLMIPTLLGVSILVFIISLAFTPEQRAALYVTSPKGAARIYEIIEKYGLNRPPHEQYITWLSNVLQGNLGYSKSLNIPVARAFAELWPVSLEITLYAAPFIVLVGIKLGKISAIHRDKLPDHISRVLAIIGWSLPIFWSAIILLAVFYGALGIFPPGRLSPEAQAIVRSPGWVTYTGLYTIDALLNRNLFVFFDALRHLFLPVLNLVIVDNAIIMRVMRSSMLEELHKEYVIAARSKGVDEDVIINKHVTRNALIPVVTLAGILTAGLMTGLVITETVFELKGIGYWAAHAAEQLDIPSVLAFALFTGVIFVIANLIVDVLYAYIDPRVRLQ from the coding sequence ATCAGGAGACTTCTCCTCATGATACCTACGCTACTCGGGGTCTCGATCCTCGTATTCATTATATCGCTCGCTTTCACCCCAGAACAGAGAGCTGCGCTTTATGTAACCTCCCCGAAGGGCGCAGCTAGGATCTATGAGATAATAGAGAAGTACGGGCTCAACAGACCTCCTCATGAACAGTACATCACCTGGCTCTCAAACGTGCTCCAAGGTAACCTTGGTTACTCAAAATCCTTGAACATACCCGTGGCGAGAGCATTCGCGGAACTATGGCCAGTTTCGCTTGAGATCACGCTATATGCAGCTCCATTCATCGTGCTAGTCGGAATAAAACTCGGAAAAATATCAGCTATTCATAGAGACAAGCTCCCGGATCATATATCTAGAGTACTCGCGATAATTGGTTGGTCCCTCCCGATATTTTGGTCAGCTATAATCTTGCTAGCGGTATTTTACGGGGCTTTAGGTATATTTCCACCTGGGAGGCTGAGCCCTGAGGCTCAAGCCATTGTGAGGTCCCCGGGATGGGTTACTTACACTGGGCTATATACGATAGATGCCCTGCTGAACCGTAATCTCTTCGTCTTCTTCGATGCCCTGAGGCACCTCTTCCTACCCGTGCTTAACCTCGTCATAGTGGATAACGCGATAATAATGAGAGTGATGAGGTCCAGCATGCTGGAGGAACTTCACAAAGAGTATGTGATAGCGGCTAGGTCGAAGGGGGTCGATGAGGACGTCATAATAAACAAGCATGTCACGAGGAATGCCCTCATACCCGTCGTCACACTTGCCGGGATACTGACTGCTGGTCTCATGACGGGCCTCGTAATAACTGAGACTGTATTTGAGCTCAAGGGTATAGGTTACTGGGCCGCCCATGCCGCAGAGCAGCTGGATATACCTTCAGTCCTAGCATTCGCGCTATTCACCGGAGTGATCTTCGTGATAGCTAACTTGATAGTCGATGTGCTTTACGCATACATAGATCCGAGGGTGAGGCTTCAATGA